The following proteins are co-located in the Marinitoga litoralis genome:
- a CDS encoding SHOCT domain-containing protein, protein MLEETNRKSKALDILDEKFDTGEITEEEYLRKKKLY, encoded by the coding sequence ATGTTAGAAGAAACTAATAGAAAAAGTAAAGCACTTGATATATTAGATGAAAAATTTGATACTGGAGAAATAACTGAAGAAGAATATCTCAGAAAGAAAAAATTATATTAA
- a CDS encoding SoxR reducing system RseC family protein translates to MNELMRIVDIDEEYVYLQALEASNCSSCAIKGSCNLTGDPNRKIKAINSNKLHLNKNEFVYIKKIDSLESKVAFIMYGIPLLTMVIITVLLFSFGLNEIISFILGLTGMLISYYFIHLYDKKVAKTKYVPEIIEKVGIYRNFQI, encoded by the coding sequence ATGAATGAATTAATGAGAATAGTTGATATAGATGAAGAATATGTATATTTGCAGGCTCTTGAAGCGTCAAACTGTAGTTCATGTGCGATAAAAGGTTCATGTAATTTAACAGGAGATCCAAATAGAAAAATTAAAGCAATTAATTCCAATAAATTGCATTTAAATAAAAATGAATTTGTTTATATAAAAAAAATAGATTCTCTTGAATCCAAGGTAGCATTTATAATGTATGGAATACCTTTGCTGACAATGGTTATAATTACTGTACTTCTATTCTCATTTGGTTTAAATGAAATAATATCTTTTATTTTAGGATTAACCGGTATGTTGATCTCATATTATTTCATACATTTGTATGATAAAAAAGTTGCAAAAACGAAGTATGTTCCAGAAATCATAGAAAAAGTTGGAATTTATAGAAATTTTCAGATATAG
- a CDS encoding SHOCT domain-containing protein — translation MMFLFLILIIFIIWYFMKNPDAAKKLGEFQNSTEDSKKEALKILNEKFVNGEITEEEYLRKRKLIE, via the coding sequence ATGATGTTTTTGTTTCTTATATTAATAATATTTATAATCTGGTATTTTATGAAAAATCCTGATGCAGCTAAAAAATTAGGAGAATTTCAAAATAGTACAGAGGATTCTAAAAAAGAAGCTTTAAAAATATTAAATGAGAAATTTGTAAATGGTGAAATTACAGAAGAAGAATATTTAAGAAAAAGGAAACTTATTGAATGA
- a CDS encoding SHOCT domain-containing protein encodes MMHGWGWSGFGPYGFGGYSLIGSLISLIFLIIFLVVIYFVIKKIFFNGNFDFNRSNKDEYYDAIKILNEKLVKGEITEEEYIRKKELILKNLK; translated from the coding sequence ATGATGCATGGTTGGGGTTGGTCAGGTTTTGGGCCGTATGGTTTTGGAGGATATAGTTTAATAGGATCATTAATAAGTTTAATATTTTTAATAATATTTCTTGTGGTGATTTATTTTGTAATAAAAAAGATATTTTTTAATGGAAATTTTGATTTTAATAGAAGTAATAAAGATGAATATTATGATGCAATAAAAATTTTAAATGAAAAATTGGTCAAAGGTGAAATTACCGAGGAAGAGTATATTAGAAAAAAAGAATTAATTTTAAAAAATTTAAAGTGA
- a CDS encoding DUF302 domain-containing protein, which produces MKFGILKETNYDFEEAISKINTELQKEGFGILTRIDLNEKFKAKMGIEFKKYTILGVCNPKNAHKAILAEENIGLFLPCNVIVYEKDEKTVVAAIKPTLAMESTNNEKVFEIAKEIEDALTRVIDNL; this is translated from the coding sequence ATGAAATTTGGAATATTAAAAGAAACAAATTATGATTTTGAAGAGGCAATATCAAAAATAAATACTGAATTACAAAAAGAAGGATTTGGAATTTTAACAAGAATAGATTTAAATGAAAAATTTAAAGCAAAAATGGGTATAGAATTTAAAAAATACACAATATTAGGAGTATGTAACCCAAAGAATGCCCACAAAGCAATATTAGCAGAAGAAAATATAGGTTTATTTTTACCATGTAATGTAATAGTGTATGAAAAAGATGAAAAAACAGTTGTTGCAGCAATAAAACCAACATTAGCAATGGAATCTACAAATAATGAAAAAGTATTTGAAATAGCTAAAGAAATTGAAGATGCTTTAACAAGAGTTATTGATAATCTTTAA
- a CDS encoding metal-sensing transcriptional repressor, translating to MHNNKNSLNILKTAKGQIEAIIRMIEDNRYCIDISKQILASVALLKKANTKILNNHLESCVKNAAYSNDPKEINVKILELEEVMNYISKNL from the coding sequence ATGCATAATAATAAAAATAGTTTAAATATATTAAAAACAGCAAAAGGGCAAATAGAAGCAATAATAAGAATGATTGAAGATAACAGATATTGTATAGATATATCGAAGCAAATATTAGCTTCTGTTGCATTATTAAAAAAAGCAAATACAAAAATATTGAATAATCATCTTGAAAGTTGTGTCAAAAACGCTGCCTATTCAAATGATCCAAAAGAGATAAATGTAAAAATATTAGAATTGGAAGAGGTAATGAATTATATAAGTAAAAATTTATAA
- a CDS encoding heavy-metal-associated domain-containing protein has protein sequence MKKVIIIQGMSCEHCVKRVRKELEKLENLNVLSVEIGKAVVEGDVLKDEAIKEAIDEAGYDVKEIKDEYEYHENIHEGHGHHMKHKKMHHKGHCH, from the coding sequence ATGAAAAAAGTAATTATTATTCAAGGTATGTCATGTGAGCATTGTGTAAAAAGAGTAAGAAAAGAATTAGAAAAATTAGAAAATTTAAATGTGTTATCTGTTGAAATTGGAAAAGCAGTTGTAGAAGGAGATGTTTTAAAAGATGAAGCTATTAAAGAAGCTATAGATGAAGCAGGTTATGATGTTAAAGAAATAAAAGATGAGTATGAATATCATGAAAACATTCATGAAGGTCATGGACATCATATGAAACATAAAAAAATGCATCATAAAGGACATTGTCATTAA
- a CDS encoding heavy metal translocating P-type ATPase → MSENKVITENNKIVEKELSVIGMTCTSCALAIEKKLGKLEGVEKVNVNFATEKLSLKFDPEKVDEKLIKEVVKDLGYDVEAPVEDKTVTIPIEGMTCASCANAITREINKLDGIKTVNVNFATEKAVVSYDPNIVRLSNIKKAIENAGYKPLEADSKDSVDFEKERREKEIKTLWRKFIVSAVFSIPLLYISMGHLLGLKLPGIINPEINPFNFALIQLLLVIPIAIAGYKFYTIGFRNLFKLSPNMDSLIAIGTSAAILYGVFGTIQIYFGNTKYTNDLYFETAGVIVTLILLGKYLESVTKGRTSEAIKKLMGLQSKTALVFQDGKEIEISVDEVEVGDIVIVKPGEKIPVDGIIIEGHTSVDESLLTGESIPVEKNIGDKVIGGSINKNGSIKFKATKVGKDTALAQIIKLVEEAQGSKAPIAKMADVISGYFVPIVIIIAIVSAIAWYLTGAGQIFALTIFISVLVIACPCALGLATPTAIMVGTGKGAEYGVLIKGGEPLETTHKINTIVFDKTGTITEGKPKVTDIYTTGKYSKDEILIIAASSEKGSEHPLGEAIVKAAEEKELPLKKVDKFMAIPGHGIEVIIDNMDIYLGNLKLMKDKNIEISLNEEASKLADEGKTPMFIAIDGKLEGIIAVADTVKPSSANAIKRLHKMGIKVAMITGDNKRTAEAIAKQVGIDIVLAEVLPQDKANEVKKLQKDGNVVAMVGDGINDAPALAQADVGIAIGSGTDVAMESADIVLMKSDLEDVVTAIQLSKATIKNIKQNLFWAFGYNTAGIPIAAGLLHVFGGPLLSPMIAAAAMSFSSVSVLLNALRLKNFKPKN, encoded by the coding sequence ATGAGTGAAAATAAAGTTATAACTGAAAATAATAAAATTGTTGAAAAAGAACTCAGTGTTATTGGAATGACATGTACCTCATGTGCTCTTGCAATAGAAAAAAAATTAGGAAAGTTGGAAGGTGTGGAAAAAGTAAATGTGAATTTTGCAACAGAAAAGCTTTCATTAAAATTTGATCCAGAAAAAGTTGATGAAAAACTTATAAAAGAAGTAGTTAAAGATCTTGGGTATGATGTTGAAGCTCCTGTAGAAGATAAAACAGTTACTATTCCAATTGAGGGAATGACATGTGCATCATGTGCTAATGCAATAACAAGAGAAATTAATAAACTCGATGGAATCAAAACAGTGAATGTAAACTTTGCAACAGAGAAAGCGGTTGTTTCATATGATCCAAATATTGTACGTTTATCAAATATAAAAAAGGCTATTGAAAATGCTGGATACAAACCACTTGAAGCAGATTCAAAAGATAGTGTGGATTTTGAAAAAGAAAGACGTGAAAAAGAAATTAAAACATTATGGAGAAAATTTATAGTTTCAGCAGTTTTTTCTATTCCATTATTATACATATCAATGGGACATTTGTTGGGATTAAAATTACCAGGAATTATAAATCCAGAAATTAATCCTTTTAATTTTGCTTTAATTCAATTATTATTAGTTATTCCTATTGCAATTGCTGGATATAAGTTTTATACAATTGGTTTTAGAAATTTATTTAAATTAAGCCCAAATATGGATTCATTAATAGCAATAGGTACATCAGCAGCGATTTTGTATGGTGTTTTTGGAACAATTCAAATTTATTTTGGAAACACAAAATATACAAATGATTTATATTTTGAAACTGCGGGAGTTATAGTTACACTAATTCTTTTAGGTAAATATCTTGAAAGTGTTACTAAAGGTAGAACATCAGAAGCGATAAAAAAATTAATGGGATTACAATCAAAAACAGCGCTCGTTTTTCAAGATGGAAAAGAAATTGAAATATCGGTTGATGAAGTGGAAGTAGGAGATATAGTAATAGTTAAACCTGGTGAAAAAATACCAGTTGATGGAATTATTATTGAAGGTCATACATCTGTTGATGAATCACTGCTTACAGGAGAAAGTATTCCAGTAGAAAAAAATATAGGGGATAAGGTTATAGGAGGATCTATAAACAAAAATGGAAGTATAAAATTTAAAGCAACGAAAGTCGGAAAAGATACAGCATTAGCTCAAATAATAAAATTAGTAGAAGAAGCACAAGGTTCAAAAGCTCCAATTGCAAAAATGGCAGATGTTATTTCTGGATATTTTGTTCCAATAGTTATAATAATAGCTATCGTTTCAGCAATAGCATGGTATTTAACAGGAGCAGGTCAAATATTTGCATTAACGATATTTATTTCTGTATTGGTTATAGCATGTCCATGTGCATTGGGATTGGCAACACCTACAGCAATAATGGTTGGAACAGGTAAAGGCGCAGAATATGGTGTATTGATAAAAGGTGGAGAACCACTCGAAACAACACATAAAATAAATACTATAGTATTTGATAAAACTGGAACAATAACAGAAGGAAAGCCTAAGGTTACTGATATTTATACAACAGGAAAATACTCTAAAGATGAAATACTTATTATAGCGGCATCTTCGGAAAAAGGTTCGGAACATCCATTAGGTGAGGCTATTGTAAAAGCAGCAGAAGAAAAGGAATTACCATTGAAAAAAGTAGATAAGTTCATGGCTATTCCGGGACATGGTATTGAAGTAATAATAGATAATATGGACATTTATCTTGGAAATTTAAAGCTTATGAAAGATAAAAATATAGAAATAAGTTTAAATGAAGAAGCAAGTAAATTAGCAGATGAAGGAAAAACACCTATGTTTATAGCAATTGATGGAAAATTAGAAGGAATAATAGCAGTTGCTGATACAGTAAAACCATCCAGTGCAAATGCTATTAAAAGACTTCATAAAATGGGAATTAAAGTTGCAATGATAACTGGTGATAATAAAAGAACGGCAGAAGCAATAGCAAAACAGGTTGGAATAGATATAGTTCTTGCAGAAGTTTTACCACAGGATAAAGCAAATGAAGTAAAAAAATTACAAAAAGATGGAAATGTTGTAGCAATGGTGGGAGATGGAATAAATGATGCACCAGCTTTAGCTCAGGCAGATGTTGGTATAGCAATAGGTTCAGGTACAGATGTTGCAATGGAATCAGCGGATATAGTTTTAATGAAAAGCGATCTTGAAGATGTAGTTACTGCTATTCAATTAAGTAAAGCCACAATAAAAAACATTAAACAAAACTTATTCTGGGCATTTGGTTACAATACAGCAGGTATTCCAATAGCAGCAGGTTTATTACATGTTTTTGGTGGTCCATTATTAAGTCCCATGATTGCAGCAGCAGCAATGTCTTTCAGTTCTGTATCAGTTTTATTGAATGCGCTTAGATTAAAAAACTTTAAACCTAAAAATTAA
- a CDS encoding GntR family transcriptional regulator, which yields MWFSIDFHSHVPVYEQIKNKIKEKIAKKELKENEFIPSIRVLAKEIGVNLNTVARAYRELEQEGIIQSVRGSGYIVIGIDKNKIYGEKIEELRNIVKSAKNLKIKKEELLKVIDEIYGGE from the coding sequence ATGTGGTTTTCTATAGATTTTCATTCCCATGTTCCAGTATACGAACAAATAAAAAATAAAATAAAGGAAAAAATAGCAAAAAAAGAATTAAAAGAAAATGAATTTATTCCTTCTATTAGAGTTTTAGCTAAAGAAATTGGTGTTAACTTAAATACTGTTGCAAGGGCTTATAGGGAATTAGAACAAGAAGGAATTATTCAATCTGTTAGAGGTTCTGGATATATAGTTATTGGAATTGATAAAAATAAAATATATGGAGAAAAAATAGAAGAATTAAGAAATATAGTTAAATCAGCTAAAAATTTAAAAATAAAGAAAGAAGAATTATTAAAAGTTATTGATGAAATATATGGAGGTGAGTAA
- a CDS encoding ABC transporter ATP-binding protein, translating into MILKVDGLIKNYGNLNAVNNISFEIEKGEIFGLLGPNGAGKTSTLKCILGLRKKNFGNIYLNGSIAYLPEKKNLYKSFTVEKMIQITNSITDKFSKEKAYDIIENFKLDKKTKVANLSHGMLTQLYIALTFAQDADLYILDEPTWGLDPIMRTTILNLIRDISYNGKSILYTSHILSEVEKIADRVAIMTNGEILEMNYLDDIKRNYSAISLPKDKKTKGYLWKELENENIWIVKSNEGEPVTIDEIFEAIVKGEWK; encoded by the coding sequence TTGATTTTAAAAGTAGATGGATTAATAAAAAATTATGGTAATTTAAATGCTGTAAATAATATTTCTTTTGAGATTGAAAAAGGAGAAATTTTTGGATTACTAGGACCAAATGGTGCAGGAAAAACATCTACATTAAAATGTATTTTAGGTCTTAGAAAAAAGAATTTTGGAAACATATATTTAAATGGTTCAATTGCTTATTTACCTGAAAAAAAGAACTTATACAAAAGTTTTACTGTTGAAAAAATGATTCAAATAACTAATTCAATTACAGATAAATTTTCAAAAGAAAAAGCATATGATATTATCGAAAATTTTAAACTCGATAAAAAAACAAAAGTTGCTAATTTATCACATGGTATGCTTACACAATTATATATTGCATTAACATTTGCTCAGGATGCCGATTTATATATTCTTGATGAACCAACTTGGGGATTAGACCCTATAATGAGAACGACAATTTTAAATTTAATTAGAGATATATCATATAATGGAAAAAGTATATTATATACCAGTCATATTCTATCTGAAGTGGAAAAAATTGCTGATAGAGTTGCTATTATGACAAATGGAGAAATATTAGAAATGAATTATCTTGATGATATCAAACGAAATTATTCTGCTATATCTTTACCAAAGGACAAAAAAACAAAAGGATATTTATGGAAAGAATTAGAAAATGAAAATATCTGGATTGTTAAAAGTAATGAAGGAGAACCTGTAACTATTGATGAAATATTTGAAGCAATTGTAAAGGGGGAATGGAAATGA
- a CDS encoding ABC transporter permease, with the protein MKKELLDMKTRSLAILIIIFILFFSIAPFQKVLLNILEENKEVIELYADRFGASSTISQLYDWNIFIFSQWFGKNFGQMIPIFAIILAFPLFSREVENGTMEFLLVRKSRNYVFYSKVFSSLIIGFSIVIIGSILPIIYSLFAGKDFLYEYALKYIIHGIIGVWLWNNITVFFSIIFNDQVKPILSSIGLLAITTALGFLKPLRWLNTYSYVLGGKILSEGKINWIYTESLFVIGGFILLASYYIFKNKEI; encoded by the coding sequence ATGAAAAAAGAATTATTAGATATGAAAACCAGATCATTAGCAATATTAATAATTATTTTTATATTGTTCTTTTCTATTGCACCTTTTCAAAAAGTATTACTAAATATTTTAGAAGAAAATAAAGAGGTAATTGAATTATATGCTGATAGATTTGGAGCATCTAGTACAATATCACAATTATATGATTGGAATATTTTTATATTTTCACAATGGTTTGGAAAAAATTTTGGTCAAATGATTCCAATTTTTGCTATTATTCTTGCTTTTCCATTATTTTCAAGAGAAGTAGAAAATGGAACCATGGAATTTTTACTAGTTAGAAAATCACGAAATTATGTTTTTTATTCAAAAGTTTTTTCAAGTTTAATTATTGGTTTTTCTATAGTAATCATTGGTAGTATTTTACCTATCATATATTCATTATTTGCTGGAAAAGATTTTCTATATGAATATGCATTAAAATATATAATTCATGGAATAATTGGTGTATGGTTATGGAATAATATAACTGTATTTTTTTCTATTATTTTCAATGATCAAGTAAAACCTATTTTATCTTCTATAGGATTATTGGCAATAACAACTGCTTTAGGATTTTTAAAACCTCTTAGATGGTTAAATACATATAGTTATGTATTAGGAGGAAAGATTTTATCAGAAGGGAAGATAAATTGGATATATACTGAATCATTATTTGTTATTGGTGGATTTATACTATTAGCAAGTTATTATATTTTTAAAAACAAAGAAATTTAA
- the estD gene encoding esterase EstD: protein MKKILIFLFIILSIIGISQKYQNEAIEYLKHLYSYEFSTAIKMSTSLMKSQLPEKKLKQTWETIENAYGKFQNIEKIDYTKNGEYEVYIITSKFEKINLSIIISVDRNGKIAGLFFNQAQKFEYTVPEYADLKKFNEKDIIIGKKWKLEGKLTIPKGKGPFPAIILLHGSGPSDMDESIGPNKPFKDLAYGLSSNGIVVLRYDKRTKTYGNKLNDISLKEEYFEDVNFAIDYLSNLDFVDKIYILGHSLGGYLTPYIALNNDKISGIILMAAPGRNLEDLTIEQLEYLKKFENNNIEVYNNIIEKLKKIKNDELNDSEIVLGAPVKYYMELRNYNPAKYLPKLNTPVFILQGKRDYQVTKKDFEILSKYSKYSKLYDNLNHLFISGKGDPNPYEYYVEGHVEKDVIFDIINWINERGN from the coding sequence ATGAAAAAGATATTAATTTTTCTGTTTATTATTCTTTCAATTATTGGCATATCACAAAAATATCAAAATGAGGCTATTGAATACCTTAAACACTTATATTCATATGAATTTAGTACAGCTATTAAAATGAGTACTTCATTAATGAAATCTCAATTACCCGAGAAAAAATTAAAACAAACATGGGAAACTATTGAAAATGCATATGGGAAATTTCAGAATATAGAAAAAATTGATTATACAAAAAATGGAGAGTATGAGGTATACATAATTACCTCAAAGTTTGAAAAAATTAATTTATCTATCATAATTAGTGTAGATAGAAATGGAAAAATAGCTGGATTGTTTTTTAATCAAGCACAAAAATTTGAGTATACAGTTCCTGAATATGCAGATTTAAAAAAATTCAATGAAAAAGATATAATAATAGGAAAAAAATGGAAATTAGAAGGTAAATTAACTATACCAAAAGGGAAAGGACCATTTCCTGCAATTATTCTACTTCATGGTTCCGGTCCAAGTGATATGGATGAAAGTATTGGTCCTAATAAGCCTTTTAAAGATTTAGCTTATGGTCTATCAAGTAATGGGATAGTTGTTTTAAGATATGATAAAAGAACAAAAACATATGGAAATAAATTAAATGATATTTCATTAAAAGAAGAATATTTTGAGGATGTTAATTTTGCTATTGATTATTTATCTAATTTGGATTTTGTTGATAAAATATATATATTAGGTCATAGTTTAGGTGGATATTTAACTCCATATATTGCATTAAACAATGATAAAATATCAGGAATTATATTAATGGCAGCACCTGGTAGAAATTTAGAAGATTTAACCATTGAACAATTAGAGTATTTAAAGAAATTTGAAAATAACAATATAGAAGTATATAATAATATTATAGAAAAATTGAAAAAAATTAAAAATGATGAGTTAAATGATAGCGAAATTGTTCTTGGTGCTCCTGTAAAATATTATATGGAATTAAGAAATTATAATCCAGCTAAATATTTACCTAAATTAAATACACCTGTATTTATATTACAAGGCAAAAGAGATTATCAAGTAACTAAAAAAGACTTTGAAATATTAAGTAAGTATTCTAAATATTCTAAATTATACGATAATTTAAATCATCTATTTATTTCAGGTAAGGGTGATCCAAATCCATATGAATATTATGTAGAAGGACATGTAGAAAAAGATGTTATTTTTGATATTATTAATTGGATAAATGAAAGGGGGAATTAA
- a CDS encoding heavy metal-binding domain-containing protein produces the protein MIITTGESIPGYEITEVLGIVIGNTVHSKHLGRDIAAAFKTLAGGELKGYTEMLTEARNVAYNRMIDEAEKLGADAIIGMRFSSSAVMQGAAEMLAYGTAVKLRKLED, from the coding sequence ATGATTATTACTACAGGAGAAAGTATACCTGGTTATGAAATAACTGAAGTTTTAGGTATTGTTATAGGAAATACTGTTCATTCAAAACATTTAGGAAGAGATATTGCTGCAGCATTTAAAACTTTAGCTGGTGGGGAATTAAAAGGATATACTGAAATGTTAACAGAAGCACGAAATGTTGCATATAATAGAATGATAGATGAAGCAGAAAAATTAGGTGCAGACGCAATTATTGGAATGAGGTTTTCCAGTTCAGCTGTAATGCAAGGTGCTGCAGAAATGCTTGCTTATGGAACAGCTGTAAAACTAAGAAAATTAGAAGATTAA